GACGCGCTCGTACCTCTCGGCACTGCACGAGGCGCTGGCGCTGCGCGGCGTGTCGGTCACGGAGCCGACGCGCCGCGCGACATCCTCGCGCACGCGCGTCACCAAGAGCCTGACGCCTAACGGCGCGCCGGCGGACACGCTGTTCCATCTCGTCTCGCCGACGCTGCGCGAGGTGCTGCCGGTGCTGGAGAAGCCGTCGCAGAACCAGATCGCCGAGATCCTGCTGCGGACGTTGGGCTACGCGCGCACGGGCGTCGGCTCGGCCGACAGCGGGCGGCGCGTGATCGACGCGCAGCTTCGCGCATGGGGCGTCACGCCGGAGCGCGACGCGGTGGTGCGCGACGGCAGCGGCCTGTCGCGGCACGACTACGTGACGCCGTGGACGCTCGTGAAGGTGCTCACGACCATCCGCTCCGACACCGCGTTCCGCGCGTTCTACGACGCGCTGCCGATCGCCGGCGTGGACGGCACGATCCGCAACCGCATGAAGGGGACGCCGGCCGAGGGCAACGTGCACGCGAAGACGGGCACCGTGGACAAGGCGCGCTCGCTGTCGGGCTACGTGACGACGGCCGACGGCCGGCAGCTCGTGTTCAGCTTCCTCTGCAACAACTACACGGTGCCGACGCGCGAGGTGGAGCGCGTGCAGGACGCGATCGCGGCGCGCCTCGCCGCGATGGGCGCCCCCGCCACGGCGTCGCAGCGGTGACGGCCCGCGGCGGCGACGGACCTCCGACGCGTCTCTCGTTCGCCGAGGCGCTCGCCGCCGTCGTCGCCGCCGCGGAGCCGCTGCCCGCCGAGTCGGTGCCGCTCATGGACGCGCTGGGCCGCGCGCTCGCCGATGACGTCGCGTCGCCGCTCGACCTGCCGCCGTGGGACAACGCCGCGATGGACGGCTACGCGGTGCGCGTCGCGGACGTGCACGGCGCGTCGCGAGAGCGACCGGCGACGCTGCGCGTCGTCGGCGACATCGCCGCCGGAGGCGATGCGTCGGCGGTGTCGTTAGGCGCCGGCGACGCCGCGCGCATCTCCACCGGCGCGCCCGTGCCGGCGAGCGCCGACGCCGTGGTACGCGTGGAGGACACGGAGGCCGACGGAGCGCGGGTGCGCGTGCTGAGCGACCGCGACGTCGTCGGCGACAGGCCGCAGCGCCGCAACGTGCGGCCGCGCGGCGAGGACGTGCGCGCCGGCGCCACGGTGCTGGAGCGCGGCACCACGATCGGCGCGGCGGCGATCGGCGTGCTGGCGAGCGTCGGACGCGCGAGCGTGCCGGTCACGCGCCGGCCGCGCGTCGCGATCGTGAGCTCGGGCGACGAGCTGGCGCGCGTCGACGCGTTCGACGCCGTGCTCGCGGGTCGGCGCATCGTCTCGTCGAACTCGTACGCGCTGACCGCCCACGCATGGGCGGCCGGCGCCGACGCCACCGACTGCGGCTTCGTGCGCGACGACGCGGGTGCGCTGCGCAGCCTGCTCGCGACGGTGCTCGCGCGCGGCTTCGACGCGATCGTGACGTCGGGGGGCGTGTCGGTCGGCCTTCACGACCACACGCGCGACGCGCTGCTCGCGTTAGGCGCGGAGCTGCGCTTCTGGCGCGTGCGCATGCGCCCCGGCGGGCCGTTCGGTTTCGGCGTGGTGCACTGGGGCGACCGTCGCGTGCCGTGGCTCGGCCTTCCCGGCAACCCGGTCTCGGCGCTCGTCACGTTCGAGCTGTTCGGGCGGCCGCTGCTGCGCCGCATGGGCGGGCACCGTCGTGCGTTCCGACGGGCGGTGAGCGTGCGCGTGGGTGAGCCGGTGCGCGTGGGCGCGACGCTCACGCACTTCCTGCGCGTCACGCTCGACCACGACGACGACGGCCATCTCGTCGCGCGGCTCACGGGGCCGCAGGGCTCCAACCTGCTCACGTCGATGGCGCGGGCCGAGGCGCTGCTCGTCGTGCCCGAGGGCGTGCAGGACGTGCCCGCCGGCGCGACGCTGCACGCGATCCTCCTCGGCGACGACGCGCTCGACGCGGAACGGCCGCCGGCGTGAGCGGACCGGCCACCGGCGTGCCGCGCGATCTCGCGGCGCGCTTCGACGTCGTCGACGGCGTGGTACGACTCGGCGACACGACGTTCGACGTGATGCGGCCCCGCAGCGCGGAGGACCTCATCAGCGAGGACGACTTCGCGCG
This DNA window, taken from Gemmatirosa kalamazoonensis, encodes the following:
- the glp gene encoding molybdopterin molybdotransferase MoeA; this encodes MTARGGDGPPTRLSFAEALAAVVAAAEPLPAESVPLMDALGRALADDVASPLDLPPWDNAAMDGYAVRVADVHGASRERPATLRVVGDIAAGGDASAVSLGAGDAARISTGAPVPASADAVVRVEDTEADGARVRVLSDRDVVGDRPQRRNVRPRGEDVRAGATVLERGTTIGAAAIGVLASVGRASVPVTRRPRVAIVSSGDELARVDAFDAVLAGRRIVSSNSYALTAHAWAAGADATDCGFVRDDAGALRSLLATVLARGFDAIVTSGGVSVGLHDHTRDALLALGAELRFWRVRMRPGGPFGFGVVHWGDRRVPWLGLPGNPVSALVTFELFGRPLLRRMGGHRRAFRRAVSVRVGEPVRVGATLTHFLRVTLDHDDDGHLVARLTGPQGSNLLTSMARAEALLVVPEGVQDVPAGATLHAILLGDDALDAERPPA